The Pseudomonas solani genome segment GGGTGGCCGAGGCGCCGTGCGCCTGCGGGCGTGTCGAGCGGGCCATCGCCGCCATCGAGGGGCGCGCCGACGACATCCTCTGGCTGCCCGACCTGCCGGGCCGGCAGTTGCTCGCGCTCTACCCCGATGTGCTGCGCCGCACCCTGCTGATGCACGGGGCGGCCTTGCAGGAATACGAGATCCATCAGCGCGGGTTGGCGTGGCAAGTCAACCTGCGCGCCGCCAGCGACCACGACGACGCCTGCCTGGCGCTCGGCGACAGCCTCCGCGCGCTGTGCGCCCAGTTGGGCGTGCGCCCACCGGCGCTGGGGTTCGGGCACTGGCAACCTGCGCCACCCGAGGCCAAGCGCCGCCGATTGAAACTCCTGGAACTGCCCGAGGGCCTGCCATGCACGTACTGATTCTCGGCGCCCGTGCGCCGGCCTGCCTGGAGTGGGCGCGTGCCTTCGACGAGGCTGGCTGGACGGTCAGCGTCGGCGATTCGCTGAGCCTGCCGCTCAGCCGCTTCAGCCGTTCGGCGCAGCATTTCGTGCGCCTGCCGGAGCCCCGGCAAAACCCGGCGGCCTGGGTCGAAGCGCTGGCGGCGGTGATCCAGGCGCAGGGCATCGACCTGCTGCTGCCGACCTGCGAGGAGGTGTTCTACCTCTCCCACGGCCTGGCAAGGCTGGCACCGCTGTGCCGAGTGCTGACCAGTGACTTCACCCTGCTGCACCGCCTGCACCACAAGGGGCGCTTCGCCGCCATGACCGAGGGCTGGGCGCTGAGTGCGCCCGAAACCCATCTGCTGGCCGACAGCCAGGCCCTGCAGCGCTTCGCCGACGAGGCCGCGCAGTGGGTGTTCAAGCCGGCCTACTCGCGTTTCGCCTCGCAGACCCTGATCCGCCCCAGCGCAGTACAACTAGGCAAGGTCCAGCCGACGGCTGCGGCGCCCTGGGTGGCGCAGCGCTTCATCGAGGGGCGCGAGCTCTGCAGCTTCAGCCTGCTGGTGGACGGCGAGTTGCGCGCCCACAGCTGCTATCACCCGCGCTACCGGGTGGGCCGGGGCTCGGGTATCTACTTCCAGCCCGAGCTGCCGCAACCGATCCGCGAGTTTCTCGAGCGCTTTGGCCGGGAAACTGGCTACACCGGCCAGGTGGGGTTCGACTTCATCGAAGACCGCGCCGGGCGTTTCCATGTACTGGAATGCAACCCCCGGGCAACCAGCGGCGTGCACCTGTTCGACGACCAGCGCCGGCAGTTGGTGGCCAGCCTGGGGGCTGCCTCCGGACAACTGCTGGAAGCCACGCCCGCACCGCGCATGGTCGCCCTGGCGGTGCTGTTGCTGGCGGCGCCGCAACGGGCCTTCAGCGCACCCTTCTGGCAGGACTACGCCGCCGCCCGCGATGTGGTGGTCCAGCAGGGGGACTACTGGCCCCTGACCACGCAATTGCTGGGGCTGTCGGAAATCATCGCCCGCGCCCTGACCCGGCGTTGCGGCCTGCTGGCCGCCTCCACGGCGGACATCGAATGGAACGGCCAGCCCCTGGGCGAGGCGCCGCGATGAGGCTGCTGCCTGCCGAACAGCTCCTGGCCGAGCCCGCAGGCGAGGGTGACAGCCTGGCGCGCACCTATGTAAAGGCCTGCGCCAGTGCGCGCCTGGTCGGCAATGTGACCACGCGCCTGGCGTTGCTCGATACCGGCACCCAGCAGTTCCCCGTCAGCATCACCGACGGTGGCGAGCCGGAAGGCAATTGCTACGTGGTGTCACCGCGCACCGCCTACAGCGGCTACGCCCGTGAAGAGATCAAGCGCCTCGGCAAGCCCTGGCTGACCTGGCCGCTCACCCTGCTGACCCTGGGGGTCGACCGCCTGCTGCGCCTGGCCAAGGTGGACAGGCTGGCGCAGGTGAACAACTGGCTGCTGTCCACCAACCTCTACCCGGCGGGCTGGGACCTCGATGAGTTGCCGGCGATCACGGCATTGTTGAAGGCGGAGTTTCCCGACAGCGGCTTCGGTTTCCGCTCGCTCAACGACGCCAGCAACCGCGCGCTGCGCGAGCGGCTGGAGGGCCTCGGCTACCTGAGCATTCCCAGCCGCCAGGTCTACCTGTTCGATGGCCGTGCCGGAGGCGAAGCCGCGTTCCTCAAGCATCACAACACCCGCCTGGACGCCACCTTGCTGCGCCGCAGCCCCTATGACGTGGTGGATGGCGCGGCGCTGAGCGAAGCCGATTTCCAGCGCATCGAGCACCTCTACAACCTGCTGTACCTGGACAAGTACTGCCGGCTCAACCCCCATTACAGCGCCGCCTGGCTGCAACGTGGCCAGGAGCAGGGCTGGCTCGACATACGCGCCCTGCGCGGCCCCGACGGGCGGATCGACGGGGCGTTGGGCTGGTTCGCCAACGCGACGCTGATCAGCGCCCCGATCGTCGGCTACGACACCGCGCTGCCCCAGCGGGCCGGGCTCTATCGGCAACTGACGCGCCTGTGCCTGCAAGAGGCCGTGGAGCGCCGGGTGGTGCTGAACTTCAGTTCCGGTGCCGCCGGGTTCAAGCGCCTGCGCGGCGGGCAGGCGGAGATCGAGTACAGCCTGATCCACGTTGCCCACCTGCCCTGGCACCGGCGCCTGGTGTGGACCCTGCTCAGCCGCCTGCTGCATGGCATCGCCGTGCCGATGATGAAGAAGCTCAGGCTATGACTGCATCCGCCCGATGGTGGCCGGTGGCGCTCAGCCACGAACTCGGCAAGCAGCCCCTGGCCTGCCAGTTGCACGACCTGCCACTGGTGCTGTTCCGCGCGGAGGACGGCACGCCCGCCGCCTTGCCGGACCGCTGCCCGCACCGCTTCGCGCCACTGAGCGCGGGCAAGGTCCGTGACGGCCAGATCGAATGCCCGTATCACGGCTGGCGCTTCGCCGCCGACGGGCGCTGCACCCGCGTGCCCGGCACCGAACTGGAGCGCTGCGACAAGCCGTTGCTCGACAGCCTGCCCAGTTGCGAGGCCCATGGGCTGGTGTGGGTCAGCCCCGCAGGTGACCGGCCGGCCATCCTGCCGGTGGCGCCGGCCGAGCAGCGGCAGGCGCTCGATACCTTCTGGATCACCGACGAGGTGGAGTGCTCGCTGCTGGAGGCGGCGGAGAACTTCCTCGACGGCTTCCACACCCACTTCGTCCATGCCGGCTGGATTCGCCACGACCGGCAGCGGCAGGCGATCAGCGCCCGGGTCCGCCCGCTGGCCGACGGCGTCGAGGCGCTCTACAGCGAGGAGGGCACACAATCCGGGTTGATCTCGCGGCTGTTTGAAGGCGAGCGCGGCATCAGCATGGGACGCTTCCGCCTGCCCGGGCTGGCGGAAATCGAATACCGCGACCGCAAGGGCGGCCTCAACCTCCTGGTCAGCGCCTGGCTCGTGCCTGTCGGCAACGGCCGGCTGCGCCTGTTCGCCCGCATCGCCACCGCGCGCGGCTGGCTGCCCGCCGCGCTCAAGCGCTTGGTGCTGCGGCGGTTGTTCGGGGTGATCCTGCGCCAGGACCGGCAAATACTCGAACAGGTCAGCGCCAACCAGCGGCGTTTCGAACATCTGCCAGTGAAACCGCTGGATGGACGGCAGGACCTGCTCGGGCCGAGCATCCGGCTGCTGATCGAGGGCGGTGAGGCGCTCGATTTCGAGGAGAGGCGGGTGGAGATCCGGCTTTAGGGAAGAGGGGAGTGCTGGGCGAGCCGATGTGCCAGGAAGTGCTTCAGAACCGCTTCATGGGTTCATTTTGTTGCGTGTTGCGCAACATGCTAGGCTTTCGAAATGATCAAGTCTTTCCAGCACAAGGGGCTGCGCAAGCTCTTCGAAACGGGCAGCACGGCAGGTGTACAGGCCGTTCATGCCAAGCGGCTGCGGATGCAACTGGCGGCTTTGAATACGGCGATGACAATTGACGATATGGACGTTCCAGGCTTTCGCCTGCACCCACTCAAGGGCGAAATGCGCGGGCGCTGGTCGATCACGGTGAGTGGCAATTGGCGGCTGACCTTCGAGTTTCGCGACGGCAACGCCTATGTCCTGGATTATGAGGATTACCACTGATGAGCATGCACAACCCACCCCATCCCGGTGAGTTCATTACCGGTGTCTATCTGGAGCCGAACGGCTTCAGCGGTCGTGAATTGGCAGAAAAGCTAGGTGTTGCGCCCTCGACCCTGAGCCGTGTCCTGAAGGGTTCCAGCCGTGTCACGCCCGAGATGGCGCTGCGCTTGTCGGTCGCGCTGGGTCGTTCGCCGGAAAGCTGGCTGGCCATGCAGGATGCCTACGATCTCTGGATCGCTCGCCAGCATGTGGATCTGCAACAGGTAGGAAAGCTCGCCATCGCGTGACAACGCAGCACTGGAGACTTTTCCACAGGCAATAAAAAAGCCGGCTTGTGGCCGGCTTTCCATGAGAGGTCGGGGTTTACTTTTGGTAAGCCGCAACCGCTTTGACGATTTCGGCGCGGGCAGCGTCAGCATTGCCCCAGCCTTCGACCTTGACCCATTTGCCTTTCTCGAGATCCTTGTAGTTCTCGAAGAAGTGCTTGATCTGTTCCAGCAGTAGGGCCGGCAGGTCGGTGTATTCCTTGATGTCCACGTACAGCTGGGACAGCTTGTCGTGGGGGACGGCGATAAGCTTGGCGTCGCCGCCGGCTTCGTCGGTCATGTGCAGGACGCCGACCGGACGGGCGCGGATCACGGCGCCGGGGGCGACGGGATACGGGGTCACGACCAGCACGTCCAGCGGGTCGCCGTCGTCAGCCAGGGTGTTGGGGATGTAGCCGTAGTTGGCCGGGTAGAACATCGGGGTGGCCATGAAACGGTCGACGAACAGGCAATCGCTGTCCTTGTCGATTTCGTATTTGATCGGCGCGTGGTTGGCCGGGATTTCGATAGCGACGTAGATGTCGTTCGGCAGGTCTTTGCCAGCCGGGATCTTGCTGTAGCTCATGGTCGACTCCCTGGGAATGGGCCAAAAAAAGTGGGCGGATTATATGCACATTCATTGGGCGGCGCCACGCCGTCGTGCTCATCCGTTGGTCGTGTTCCGATAGTCCGGGTGCTCGTCGATCAGGCGTGCCAGGCGCGTGGCCGGGTCCTGCCGGTAGAAGGCCGCGAGCTGCGTGTAGACGGCGGGGTAGGCGGCCTGCAGCAGGTCGGGGGCGCTGAAGAAGTACTCGCTGGTGACGGCGAAGAATTCCGCCGGGTCTTCCGCCGCGTAGGGGTCGATGGGCAGCTCGGCGTCTTCGTTTTCATCGAGGCGGGCGTTCATTTCGTCGTAGGCGGCCTGCATGGCCTCGGCCCAGTCGGATTGGCGCATGTCGCGGTGCAGCGGTGGCAGGCCGTTGGCGTCGCCGTTGAGCATGTCCAGCTTGTGTGCCAGTTCGTGGATCACCAGGTTGTAGCCCTCCCAGCCGCCGCTGGCCTGCACGCCGGGCCAGGCGAGCACCACCGGGCCGCGGAGCCAGGCTTCGCCGCTGTGCTCGGCGTCCCATTCATGGACGACGCCGGCGCTGTCGCGGTGGCGCTGGGGGCTGACGAAATCGTCGGGGTAGATCACCAGTTCGTGGAAGCCCTGGTACCAGCCCAGTTCTCCCAGGTGCAGCAGCGGCAGCTGGGCCTGGGCCGCGAGGATCAGGCGGTCACGCGGGGCGAGCTGGACGTCGCCCAGGAGGCTCAGGTGCTTGTCGTGGAGGAACAGCACGCTGCGTTCGCGCAGGCGCTGGTCTTCTTCGGCGCTGATGCCGTCGAGTATCGGCAACGCCTGGCGCACCTCGGCCCAGAGCGTGTCAGCGACCGGGTTGCGCGCCAGCGTGCGGCGCCGGCGCCAGTTGCGCAGGGACCACATGGGCTCAGCCCGGGCGCTCGGTGCTGTCGCTGGCGTCGGCCGGGCGCAGGTGGCGATGCACCACGCCGATGAACATGGGCACCAGGGACAGCAGGATGATGACGACCACGCCCACGGACAGGTTCTGCTTGATGAAGGGCACGTTGCCGAAGAAGTAGCCGAGGGTCACCAGGCCGCCGACCCAGAGGATGGTGCCGACGACGCTGAAGGCCAGGAAGCGCCCGTAGGGCATGCGGCCGACGCCGGCGACGAAGGGGGCGAAGGTGCGCACGATGGGCAGGAAGCGCGCCAGGGTCACGGTCTTGCCGCCGTGGCGGTCGTAGAACTCGTGGGTGCGCTGCAGGTAGTCGCGGCGGAAGATCTTCGAGTTGGGCTTGTTGAACAGCCGCTCGCCGGTCGTTCGCCCGATCATGTAGTTGGTGCTGTCGCCCATGATCGCCGCGAGCATCAGCAGGGCGCCGAGCACGATGGGGTCCATGGCGCCATTGGCGCAGATGGCGCCGGCGATGAACAGCAGGGAATCACCGGGCAGGAAGGGCATCACCACCAGGCCCGTCTCGCAGAAGATGACCAGGAAAAGGATGGCGTAGATCCAGGTGCCGTAGTTGCTGACCAACAGGTTCAGGTATTCGTCGAGATGGAGGATCAGGTCGAGCAGGTTGAAATCCATGGGGCGCCTTGTCGATTCTGCGGCGGCGGCTCTGCTGCCGGGCGAGCGGCATTATAGGGGCAAGCGATGTGGCAACGGCGAGCATCCGTCGCCACCTGTTCCAGCATGAAGGTTGCAACTGTTTCCATTGTTTTCCGCTGGATAGGCCCACAGGGCCGCTGCACCGGGTGGTGCGGGTTACGGTGCCGCTGGTGATCGGCTTGTGGCGGAGCCTGGGCGCCTGAGGGGCGCCCGGCGGGTGGATCAGTCTTCGTGGATCGGCAGGATGTAGTTGACGAACTCGCTGTCCTCGCGGAAGCCGATGGACTCGTAGACCTTCTTCGCCACCTCGTTGCCGGCGCTGGTGGAGACGCGCATGCGCACGGCGTTGGTTTCCTTGGCCATCTTCTTCGCGGTCTGCAGCAGGCGGTCGGCCACCAGCTGGCGACGGGCGTCTTCGGCGACATAGATGTCGTTGAGAATCCACACGCGCTTCAGCGACAGGGACGAGAAGCTCGGGTAGAGCTGGCAGAAACCGAGGATCTTGGTGTCGTCGTCATCGGCCAGGGCCAGGTAGATCACCGACTCCTTGCGGCGCAGGCGCTTCTCGAGGAATTTGCGTGAGGAATCGGGGAAGGGCAGTTCGCCGTAGAACTCGCGGTATTTGACGAACAGCGGGTTCAGCAGGTCCAGGTGCTCCAGGGTGGCTTGGACGATGCGCATGAGTAGGCCTCGGCGTAGGTGGTTGGGGCTGGTAAGAATGCAGGTGCTATGCCAGCACCCGGTCGATGCTGCCTGAAAATTCCTGGAAAGCGCAATCCAAGCGAGCGTTTGAATCGCAGCCCATCGCACGTTGAGCAAAAACGCAGCCGTGCCGGTCCAACCCTGCATCGTCGATCTGCAAGGGAGAGGACAGGTGCCCAACTGCTCGCTGGAACAGGCCGTGGATGAAGTGCTGCGCCGGATCGAGGGGCCCATCCGCCTCGGCATCCCCCTGGGGCTGGGCAAGCCCAACCGCTTCGTCAACGCGCTGTACCAGCGGGTCAAGGCGCTGCCCGAACGCCAGCTGACCCTCTACACAGCGCTGTCCCTGGCCAAGCCGCAACCGGCCAGCGAGCTGGAACAGCGTTTCTCCGGCCCCTTCCTGCGCCGCCTGTATGGCGATTACCTCGAACTCGATTACCTCAGCGACCTGCGTTGTGGCGAGCTGCCGGCGCATATCCGCGTGGAGGAGTTCTACCTGCAGCCGGCCAGCCAGCTGGACAACCCCCAGGCCCAACAGAGCTACGTCAGCCTCAACTACAGCCAGGTGGCCCGGGACCTCGACCGCAAGGGCCTGAACCTGGTGGCGCAGATGGTCGCCGTGCGGCCGCAAAGCCCCGGGTGCTTCAGCCTCAGCTGCAATCCCGATATCACCCTCGACCTGCTGCCGCGCCTGCGCCGTCGCCGCGCGGCGGGGGAGACCATCCTCACCGTCGCCCAGGTGCACGAGGCCTTGCCCTATATGCCGGGCGATGCGGAGATCGACGCCGACGAATTCGACCTGGTGCTGGATGCCCCCGAGCGCAGCACCCTGTTCTCCACCCCCAACATGCCGGTGAGCCTGCAGGACCATGCCATCGGCCTGCACGCCAGCGCCCTGGTGCGCGACGGCGGCACGCTGCAGGTGGGCATCGGCGCCATGGCCGACGGCCTGGCCGCCGCGCTGGTGGCGCGCCAGGGGGATAACGCCGGCTACCGCGCGGTGCTGGATGGCCTGGAGGTGCCCCAGCGCTGGGGTGCGCTGGTGGAGGCAGAAGGTGGCCTGGCGCCCTTTGCCCAGGGGCTCTACGCCAACAGCGAGATGTTCCTGCTCGGCCTGCTGGTGCTGCTGGAAGCGGGCGTGGTGCGCCGTCCGGTTTACCCCGATGTGCGCCTGCAACGCCTGGCTAACGCCGGCATGCTGGACCCCCACGGCGCCGTGACCGACCTCGATGGACTGCTCGATGAACTGCCCCGCGTGCTGGATGGCGACAGCCTCGCCTGGCTGCAGCGCCATGGCCTGCTCGGCGAAGCCGTGCGCCTCGATGGTGGCCAGCTGCTGCTGGGTGATGGGCGCCGGCTCAG includes the following:
- a CDS encoding acetyl-CoA hydrolase/transferase C-terminal domain-containing protein; this encodes MPNCSLEQAVDEVLRRIEGPIRLGIPLGLGKPNRFVNALYQRVKALPERQLTLYTALSLAKPQPASELEQRFSGPFLRRLYGDYLELDYLSDLRCGELPAHIRVEEFYLQPASQLDNPQAQQSYVSLNYSQVARDLDRKGLNLVAQMVAVRPQSPGCFSLSCNPDITLDLLPRLRRRRAAGETILTVAQVHEALPYMPGDAEIDADEFDLVLDAPERSTLFSTPNMPVSLQDHAIGLHASALVRDGGTLQVGIGAMADGLAAALVARQGDNAGYRAVLDGLEVPQRWGALVEAEGGLAPFAQGLYANSEMFLLGLLVLLEAGVVRRPVYPDVRLQRLANAGMLDPHGAVTDLDGLLDELPRVLDGDSLAWLQRHGLLGEAVRLDGGQLLLGDGRRLSPDVENAATRAALVEQLGQVRGGVLIHGGFFLGPEAFYQCLRELGDGPLSRIAMTAISYVNRLHGDEELKRLQRRDARFVNSCFTITLLGASAADQLEDGRVLSGVGGQYDFVAQAHELEGARSILMLRSWRESGGEASSNIVWEYGHATIPRHLRDLVVTEYGIADLRGKNDAEVIEALLRIADSRFQEGLIAEAQKAGKLPADFTLDPLYRQNTPWRLLALQAEHPRLFAEYPLGCDFTPEEQDLLRALRWLKSKLKLSEILELGMATLFDLPEPADYTRHLQRMDLHAPSGLREQLYQKLVLAGLKATAPG
- a CDS encoding ATP-grasp domain-containing protein, encoding MHVLILGARAPACLEWARAFDEAGWTVSVGDSLSLPLSRFSRSAQHFVRLPEPRQNPAAWVEALAAVIQAQGIDLLLPTCEEVFYLSHGLARLAPLCRVLTSDFTLLHRLHHKGRFAAMTEGWALSAPETHLLADSQALQRFADEAAQWVFKPAYSRFASQTLIRPSAVQLGKVQPTAAAPWVAQRFIEGRELCSFSLLVDGELRAHSCYHPRYRVGRGSGIYFQPELPQPIREFLERFGRETGYTGQVGFDFIEDRAGRFHVLECNPRATSGVHLFDDQRRQLVASLGAASGQLLEATPAPRMVALAVLLLAAPQRAFSAPFWQDYAAARDVVVQQGDYWPLTTQLLGLSEIIARALTRRCGLLAASTADIEWNGQPLGEAPR
- the ppa gene encoding inorganic diphosphatase is translated as MSYSKIPAGKDLPNDIYVAIEIPANHAPIKYEIDKDSDCLFVDRFMATPMFYPANYGYIPNTLADDGDPLDVLVVTPYPVAPGAVIRARPVGVLHMTDEAGGDAKLIAVPHDKLSQLYVDIKEYTDLPALLLEQIKHFFENYKDLEKGKWVKVEGWGNADAARAEIVKAVAAYQK
- a CDS encoding aromatic ring-hydroxylating dioxygenase subunit alpha — encoded protein: MTASARWWPVALSHELGKQPLACQLHDLPLVLFRAEDGTPAALPDRCPHRFAPLSAGKVRDGQIECPYHGWRFAADGRCTRVPGTELERCDKPLLDSLPSCEAHGLVWVSPAGDRPAILPVAPAEQRQALDTFWITDEVECSLLEAAENFLDGFHTHFVHAGWIRHDRQRQAISARVRPLADGVEALYSEEGTQSGLISRLFEGERGISMGRFRLPGLAEIEYRDRKGGLNLLVSAWLVPVGNGRLRLFARIATARGWLPAALKRLVLRRLFGVILRQDRQILEQVSANQRRFEHLPVKPLDGRQDLLGPSIRLLIEGGEALDFEERRVEIRL
- a CDS encoding GNAT family N-acetyltransferase, coding for MRIVQATLEHLDLLNPLFVKYREFYGELPFPDSSRKFLEKRLRRKESVIYLALADDDDTKILGFCQLYPSFSSLSLKRVWILNDIYVAEDARRQLVADRLLQTAKKMAKETNAVRMRVSTSAGNEVAKKVYESIGFREDSEFVNYILPIHED
- a CDS encoding type II toxin-antitoxin system RelE/ParE family toxin — encoded protein: MIKSFQHKGLRKLFETGSTAGVQAVHAKRLRMQLAALNTAMTIDDMDVPGFRLHPLKGEMRGRWSITVSGNWRLTFEFRDGNAYVLDYEDYH
- a CDS encoding zinc-dependent peptidase — encoded protein: MWSLRNWRRRRTLARNPVADTLWAEVRQALPILDGISAEEDQRLRERSVLFLHDKHLSLLGDVQLAPRDRLILAAQAQLPLLHLGELGWYQGFHELVIYPDDFVSPQRHRDSAGVVHEWDAEHSGEAWLRGPVVLAWPGVQASGGWEGYNLVIHELAHKLDMLNGDANGLPPLHRDMRQSDWAEAMQAAYDEMNARLDENEDAELPIDPYAAEDPAEFFAVTSEYFFSAPDLLQAAYPAVYTQLAAFYRQDPATRLARLIDEHPDYRNTTNG
- a CDS encoding DedA family protein, with translation MDFNLLDLILHLDEYLNLLVSNYGTWIYAILFLVIFCETGLVVMPFLPGDSLLFIAGAICANGAMDPIVLGALLMLAAIMGDSTNYMIGRTTGERLFNKPNSKIFRRDYLQRTHEFYDRHGGKTVTLARFLPIVRTFAPFVAGVGRMPYGRFLAFSVVGTILWVGGLVTLGYFFGNVPFIKQNLSVGVVVIILLSLVPMFIGVVHRHLRPADASDSTERPG
- a CDS encoding HigA family addiction module antitoxin, producing the protein MSMHNPPHPGEFITGVYLEPNGFSGRELAEKLGVAPSTLSRVLKGSSRVTPEMALRLSVALGRSPESWLAMQDAYDLWIARQHVDLQQVGKLAIA